A stretch of the Arthrobacter sp. PAMC 25486 genome encodes the following:
- a CDS encoding NADPH-dependent FMN reductase, with protein MSLHKKISILVGSLRAGSYARQIAINTIELFPSNYHAEILEIRDLPLYDFDYDDPEVSNKLTPVEYTQFRENVKDSDGVLFITPENNRTIPACLKNAVDIGSKPNGDVAWKNKPVGIISHSVGRMGGYSSQKNLRLALSYFDMPTPGQPEAFLSQSPSLINADGTMRLVSTINFLQDYITRFAQVVEDHPRK; from the coding sequence GTGAGCCTTCATAAAAAGATCTCCATCCTCGTCGGGAGCCTGCGCGCGGGCTCCTATGCCCGCCAAATCGCCATCAACACAATCGAACTCTTCCCATCCAACTACCATGCCGAGATTCTGGAAATCCGTGACCTGCCGCTTTATGATTTCGACTACGACGATCCCGAAGTCAGCAACAAGCTCACGCCCGTCGAATACACTCAATTCCGGGAAAATGTTAAGGATTCCGACGGCGTTCTTTTTATCACCCCAGAAAATAACCGAACCATCCCGGCCTGCCTCAAAAATGCGGTGGACATTGGTTCCAAACCCAACGGTGACGTGGCATGGAAGAACAAACCAGTTGGCATCATCAGCCACTCTGTCGGACGCATGGGCGGATATAGCTCACAAAAGAACCTTCGCCTCGCACTGTCCTACTTTGATATGCCCACCCCGGGACAGCCGGAAGCGTTCCTCTCGCAATCGCCGAGTCTCATCAACGCTGACGGCACCATGCGCCTAGTTTCCACCATCAATTTCCTACAGGACTACATCACCCGCTTCGCCCAAGTAGTAGAAGACCACCCACGAAAATAG
- a CDS encoding P-loop NTPase fold protein, translated as MDGNFGFDDVPAEDDLLSISSYVDGLVEFIDACPTPMTVAVQANWGTGKTSAMLQIRKQLQAQKPDVKTIFFNTWQYSQFDLGENLAINMLKAIANGLEPSQAVQKTAKVENLKRLIFKAGRLYASKTVPAFMDLAGLGLVGKAVGAAVETAADMTDRTTQELDSVEILSSLRHAFAEAVEDSGRKLIVFVDDLDRLAPGRAIEVMEAIKVFLDVPKCVFVLAIDFEVVKLGVQEKYGETVSDRKARSFFDKIIQVPFHMPVARYDMTKLFTVGLARAKVETTQATFMQYMALSSASVGANPRSTKRLLNTFLLLKSILESEKKIPAKGTSKGPAENYLQLFSVLCLQTAFPEAYSALAENGGNGDPADELSVHGDSDGNEQFQRWGIPENELALVGRFFEELTSVFTVDSTFSNEAFNRAFSQSSITSVTSNDASPGRYMQTFDPAERRLRAIEKRPQELVDLALQFEREFTAKDDVFAAQTNPVDWTMRMAKGEPRIGLLTIRAKDLKVVLEFKTHKIDGEQLVLTVNAIKGAFNNAVGTPAELQLHRDVPQVDLRPAYRGGIVMEISKISTAAHVSQVVRALEDHHDLAAARM; from the coding sequence GTGGATGGTAATTTTGGGTTCGACGACGTCCCGGCGGAGGACGACTTATTATCGATTTCGTCCTATGTGGACGGGTTGGTGGAATTCATCGATGCGTGTCCCACACCAATGACTGTCGCAGTGCAAGCGAACTGGGGAACGGGAAAAACCAGCGCAATGCTGCAGATTCGTAAGCAACTGCAGGCCCAAAAACCTGACGTCAAGACAATATTCTTCAACACCTGGCAGTACTCGCAGTTTGACCTCGGCGAGAATCTCGCGATCAACATGCTAAAAGCGATCGCCAACGGGCTGGAACCAAGTCAGGCGGTTCAGAAGACAGCAAAGGTCGAGAACTTGAAGCGACTGATCTTCAAGGCAGGAAGGCTCTACGCCAGTAAGACGGTGCCCGCTTTTATGGACCTGGCTGGGCTGGGCCTGGTCGGTAAAGCTGTTGGTGCAGCTGTAGAGACCGCCGCGGACATGACTGACCGCACAACTCAAGAGCTGGACAGCGTCGAGATCCTGTCATCTCTGCGGCACGCTTTCGCGGAAGCGGTCGAGGATTCTGGGCGAAAGCTTATTGTTTTCGTCGACGATCTGGATCGGCTGGCGCCCGGCCGTGCCATCGAGGTCATGGAGGCAATTAAAGTCTTCCTTGACGTGCCAAAATGTGTCTTCGTGCTGGCCATCGACTTTGAAGTCGTGAAGCTGGGCGTACAGGAAAAATATGGGGAAACTGTATCCGATCGCAAAGCGCGGTCCTTCTTCGACAAGATCATTCAGGTGCCATTTCACATGCCAGTGGCACGCTACGACATGACCAAGTTGTTTACAGTTGGTCTTGCACGAGCCAAGGTGGAAACCACACAGGCCACTTTTATGCAGTACATGGCGCTTTCGTCAGCTTCTGTGGGAGCCAATCCACGGTCAACGAAACGCCTTCTGAACACTTTCCTGTTGTTGAAATCCATTCTAGAATCCGAAAAAAAGATTCCAGCTAAGGGCACATCGAAGGGTCCGGCGGAGAATTACCTCCAGCTCTTTAGCGTGCTCTGCCTGCAGACAGCATTTCCGGAAGCATATTCCGCCCTTGCTGAAAATGGTGGAAACGGCGATCCGGCTGATGAGCTCAGTGTGCACGGTGACTCGGACGGAAATGAACAGTTCCAGCGCTGGGGTATTCCGGAGAATGAATTGGCCTTGGTGGGCCGATTCTTCGAAGAGCTGACCAGCGTATTCACGGTCGACTCCACGTTCTCAAACGAGGCTTTCAACAGGGCGTTCAGCCAGTCATCGATCACGAGCGTGACATCAAACGATGCCTCTCCTGGCCGTTACATGCAAACCTTTGACCCAGCCGAACGCCGTCTGCGTGCCATCGAGAAGCGACCCCAAGAGCTGGTAGATCTGGCCCTGCAATTTGAAAGGGAATTCACCGCCAAGGATGACGTTTTTGCGGCGCAGACCAACCCTGTTGACTGGACCATGCGGATGGCGAAAGGCGAGCCACGTATAGGGCTGCTGACCATTCGCGCCAAGGACTTGAAGGTTGTCTTGGAATTCAAAACGCACAAGATCGATGGCGAGCAGTTAGTGCTAACAGTCAACGCCATCAAGGGCGCATTCAACAACGCTGTGGGAACGCCTGCAGAATTGCAGCTGCACCGAGACGTCCCGCAGGTTGACCTCAGACCGGCGTATAGGGGCGGCATTGTTATGGAAATTTCCAAAATTAGTACTGCGGCCCATGTGAGCCAGGTCGTCAGGGCGTTGGAAGATCACCACGATCTGGCTGCTGCCCGGATGTAA